A stretch of the Papaver somniferum cultivar HN1 chromosome 6, ASM357369v1, whole genome shotgun sequence genome encodes the following:
- the LOC113285778 gene encoding uncharacterized protein LOC113285778, translating into MTSKTPFRMRSFKRVTEAFGYHENTKARLFDNGRGRNDNYQHSSTTTSNNSSPELSDLINAFIERNENEEDENQDIIDFEEAAENYSSVEMLKNLFGQKEADGPIKQKILQVAEEVFNETTYADGYHRQQGLYKHNLVTRLRERGFDSGLCKTHLEKMTRFPAGEYEYDDVIVGDTRYIIEVGLAGEFTIARPTNKYLSLLAEFPQIFVGNQEELKQVVMIMSEAAKESLKSNDMPMPPWRRIEYMEAKWFSSFKRVTNSDMILEQSDSNSKPVAKVVPTAVYHQYCRIEVSREVGLSVGKLAQALSNGVNIGNGM; encoded by the exons ACAGAAGCATTTGGTTACCATGAAAATACCAAGGCACGTCTTTTTGATAATGGCCGAGGAAGAAACGATAATTATCAACATTCATCAACTACCACTAGTAATAACTCATCACCTGAGTTATCTGATCTTATTAATGCATTCATAGAGAGAAATGAGAATGAAGAAGACGAAAATCAGGACATTATTGATTTTGAAGAAGCAGCTGAGAATTACTCGTCCGTGGAAATGCTGAAGAATTTGTTTGGTCAAAAAGAAGCCGATGGTCCCATTAAGCAAAAGATTCTCCAAGTAGCGGAAGAAGTTTTTAACGAAACAACTTATGCAGATGGTTATCATCGTCAACAAGGTTTATATAAACATAATCTAGTAACTCGATTGCGCGAAAGAGGTTTTGATTCAG GTCTCTGCAAAACCCACTTGGAGAAAATGACTAGGTTTCCAGCGGGTGAATATGAATATGACGATGTTATTGTTGGCGACACTCGTTACATTATAGAAGTAGGATTAGCTGGAGAATTTACCATAGCTCGGCCAACGAATAAGTATTTATCGTTATTAGCCGAGTTTCCACAAATTTTTGTTGGTAACCAGGAGGAGCTTAAACAGGTGGTGATGATAATGAGTGAAGCTGCTAAAGAGTCCTTGAAGAGTAACGATATGCCTATGCCACCATGGAGAAGAATCGAGTACATGGAAGCTAAATGGTTTAGCTCTTTCAAAAGAGTTACCAACAGTGACATGATATTAGAGCAAAGTGATTCTAACTCTAAGCCAGTGGCCAAGGTCGTGCCTACAGCCGTATACCATCAGTACTGCAGAATCGAGGTTTCAAGGGAAGTAGGATTGAGTGTTGGGAAATTGGCGCAAGCTCTCAGCAACGGAGTTAACATTGGCAATGGCATGTAA